From the genome of Actinacidiphila yeochonensis CN732, one region includes:
- a CDS encoding phosphocholine-specific phospholipase C produces MTPTSISRRALIGTAAAAGATAAIGLPGTTGTAEAAEKPRGTVDDVKHVVVLMQENRSFDHYLGTLSGVRGFGDKQGVVFPNGNSVFQQPDGARAEGYSLPFRFDTDTYKAQDFGGLDHGWDSGHQAVNNGAQNQWIAAKGRNTMGYFTREDIPFQYALADAFTVCDGYHTSLNGPTDPNRLYLWTGTPGPGVDGTTGPFTDNSIVTENPVGDWTTYAERLQKAGVSWRVYHNPDGSDNENGDYDDNALSYFQQFANAPKDSPLFVNAMTKYDPAAFDADCKNNTLPTVSWLVAPFNYCEHPDAGPDWGAWWVNQALQSVMSNPEVWKSTVFLVMYDENDGFFDHVVPPIAEPGTKDEFADGKPIGLGSRVPMWVCSPWSRGGWVNSQVFDHTSVLRFLELVTGVREPNITEWRRTVCGDLSTCFDFKNPDYSIPKLPDTDALKARATAEHSLPAVQSPADGAQVMPEQEPGDRPHRALPYRPWADVSVDRRTGKVTCTLTNDGSVGYVFTVLPNVLLPFTGTPFLVRPGHSRTYVWDTTTTDGRYDFTVHGADGFVSRFSGTVVPDGQTDVALPSVTAKLHGAGHPDNTSVAFKLVNDGETDVSFTLTENDFGDDTKTVQVKARGRANVTWPSHQGRYDVTVTASTGTRFAQRYAGTVHKV; encoded by the coding sequence ATGACCCCGACCTCGATCAGCCGCCGCGCCCTCATCGGCACCGCCGCCGCGGCCGGCGCCACCGCCGCCATCGGACTGCCCGGCACGACCGGAACCGCCGAGGCCGCGGAGAAGCCCCGCGGCACGGTCGACGACGTCAAGCACGTCGTCGTCCTGATGCAGGAGAACCGGAGCTTCGACCACTACCTGGGCACCCTGAGCGGTGTCCGCGGCTTCGGCGACAAGCAGGGCGTCGTCTTCCCGAACGGCAACTCGGTCTTCCAGCAGCCCGACGGCGCCCGCGCCGAGGGGTACTCGCTGCCGTTCCGGTTCGACACGGACACGTACAAGGCCCAGGACTTCGGCGGCCTCGACCACGGCTGGGACTCCGGCCACCAGGCGGTCAACAACGGCGCGCAGAACCAGTGGATAGCCGCCAAGGGCCGCAACACCATGGGGTACTTCACCCGCGAGGACATCCCGTTCCAGTACGCCCTGGCCGACGCCTTCACCGTCTGCGACGGCTACCACACCTCGCTCAACGGCCCCACCGACCCCAACCGCCTCTACCTGTGGACCGGCACCCCCGGCCCCGGCGTCGACGGCACCACCGGGCCCTTCACCGACAACAGCATCGTCACCGAGAACCCGGTCGGCGACTGGACCACCTACGCCGAGCGGCTCCAGAAGGCCGGCGTGAGCTGGCGCGTCTACCACAACCCGGACGGCTCGGACAACGAGAACGGCGACTACGACGACAACGCCCTGTCGTACTTCCAGCAGTTCGCGAACGCGCCGAAGGACTCGCCGCTGTTCGTCAACGCGATGACCAAGTACGACCCGGCGGCCTTCGACGCCGACTGCAAGAACAACACCCTGCCGACCGTCTCCTGGCTCGTCGCCCCCTTCAACTACTGCGAGCACCCGGACGCCGGCCCCGACTGGGGCGCGTGGTGGGTCAACCAGGCGCTCCAGTCCGTGATGTCCAACCCGGAGGTCTGGAAGAGCACCGTCTTCCTCGTCATGTACGACGAGAACGACGGCTTCTTCGACCACGTCGTGCCGCCGATCGCCGAGCCCGGCACCAAGGACGAGTTCGCCGACGGCAAGCCGATCGGGCTCGGCAGCCGGGTGCCCATGTGGGTCTGCTCGCCGTGGTCGCGCGGCGGCTGGGTCAACTCCCAGGTCTTCGACCACACGTCGGTGCTGCGCTTCCTCGAACTCGTCACCGGTGTGCGCGAGCCCAACATCACCGAGTGGCGCCGCACCGTCTGCGGCGACCTCAGCACCTGCTTCGACTTCAAGAACCCCGACTACAGCATCCCCAAGCTCCCCGACACCGACGCCCTCAAGGCCAGGGCGACCGCCGAGCACTCGCTGCCCGCCGTCCAGTCCCCGGCCGACGGCGCCCAGGTGATGCCCGAGCAGGAGCCGGGCGACCGGCCGCACCGCGCCCTCCCGTACCGCCCGTGGGCGGACGTCTCCGTCGACCGGCGCACCGGCAAGGTCACCTGCACGCTGACCAACGACGGCAGCGTCGGCTACGTCTTCACCGTCCTGCCCAACGTGCTGCTGCCCTTCACCGGAACGCCCTTCCTGGTCCGGCCGGGCCACTCCCGCACGTACGTCTGGGACACCACCACGACCGACGGCCGCTACGACTTCACCGTGCACGGCGCCGACGGGTTCGTGTCCCGCTTCTCCGGCACGGTCGTCCCCGACGGCCAGACCGACGTGGCCCTCCCCTCCGTGACCGCGAAGCTGCACGGCGCCGGGCACCCGGACAACACCTCGGTCGCGTTCAAGCTCGTCAACGACGGCGAGACCGACGTCTCCTTCACGCTCACCGAGAACGACTTCGGCGACGACACGAAGACCGTCCAGGTCAAGGCCCGCGGACGCGCCAACGTCACCTGGCCCAGCCACCAGGGCCGCTACGACGTCACCGTCACGGCGAGCACCGGTACGCGCTTCGCCCAGCGGTACGCGGGCACCGTGCACAAGGTCTGA
- a CDS encoding endonuclease/exonuclease/phosphatase family protein: MTVPAVAATSSTLTVASPAAPHAGDKLTFAWTTDSPNAKNWIGVYGPASSPSTSSSWVWSYVTSGTSGSTTVNTSGLAGGPYTAYLLFDDGSRILAQSDPITFAGTGDSLVITSSATPHEGQKTTLAWSTGTPNAKNWVGVYDGDRQPGNGSSIAWAYTAAASGTLTLDTSGLTGGPYTAYLLFDDTYPVLARSAPFSFTPVVAPHEAVDAVTVPATTGDRISVPLGNLWIRPDGNKPGTPSYRRISGDSWLSVSASGEVTGTVPAAAPKEPGRIVVGVRDSAVGTDTVTVVVPVRDGGQDAKNTAKGKAGKDGVTFKVATLNLWDAGAHVDGPLEKQARVVLTQGLDIVALQETGGTAARTLGQALGWNVYQSSGSLGIVSRYPLTRVTGPTAALPAVSATVTLPDGSELRLWVAQLDEADYGPDRELSGLTADGLVAAEKLTLRYRQAQQLALAMKSDLASATPVVLAAGLASPSHLDWISRTAYEHNGLGPVAWPVTKLLEKAGLTDAFREANAGPIKAPGITWSPVHPAQGGDAEPQDRIDQVQYSGGLEVVEAHSLVTGRPLPVPGTGANGWPSDHAAAVATFALRNAR, encoded by the coding sequence ATGACCGTTCCCGCCGTGGCGGCCACCAGCAGCACCCTCACCGTCGCCTCCCCCGCCGCCCCGCACGCCGGCGACAAGCTGACCTTCGCCTGGACCACCGACAGCCCGAACGCCAAGAACTGGATCGGCGTCTACGGCCCGGCCTCCTCACCGAGCACCTCCTCGTCGTGGGTGTGGTCGTACGTCACCTCCGGCACCTCCGGCAGCACCACCGTCAACACCTCCGGGCTGGCCGGCGGCCCGTACACCGCCTACCTGCTCTTCGACGACGGCAGCCGGATCCTCGCCCAGTCCGACCCGATCACCTTCGCCGGGACCGGGGACAGCCTCGTCATCACCTCCTCGGCCACCCCCCACGAGGGCCAGAAGACGACCCTCGCCTGGTCCACGGGGACGCCCAACGCCAAGAACTGGGTGGGCGTCTACGACGGCGACCGGCAGCCCGGCAACGGCTCCTCCATCGCCTGGGCCTACACCGCCGCCGCCTCCGGCACCCTCACCCTGGACACCTCCGGCCTGACCGGCGGGCCGTACACCGCGTACCTGCTGTTCGACGACACCTACCCGGTCCTGGCCCGCTCCGCGCCGTTCAGCTTCACGCCCGTCGTCGCCCCGCACGAGGCGGTGGACGCCGTCACCGTGCCGGCGACCACCGGCGACCGCATCTCGGTCCCGCTCGGGAACCTGTGGATCCGGCCCGACGGCAACAAGCCCGGCACCCCCTCCTACCGCCGGATCTCCGGCGACTCCTGGCTGTCGGTCTCCGCGTCCGGCGAGGTCACCGGCACCGTGCCCGCCGCCGCGCCCAAGGAGCCCGGACGGATCGTGGTCGGCGTGCGGGACAGCGCGGTCGGCACGGACACCGTGACGGTCGTGGTGCCGGTCCGCGACGGCGGCCAGGACGCCAAGAACACCGCGAAGGGCAAGGCCGGCAAGGACGGCGTCACCTTCAAGGTCGCCACCCTGAACCTGTGGGACGCCGGCGCGCACGTCGACGGCCCCCTGGAGAAGCAGGCCCGCGTGGTGCTCACCCAGGGCCTCGACATCGTCGCCCTCCAGGAGACCGGCGGCACCGCGGCCCGCACCCTCGGCCAGGCGCTGGGCTGGAACGTCTACCAGAGCTCCGGCAGCCTCGGCATCGTCAGCCGCTACCCGCTGACCCGCGTCACCGGCCCGACGGCCGCGCTGCCCGCGGTCTCCGCCACCGTCACCCTCCCCGACGGCAGCGAACTGCGGCTGTGGGTCGCCCAGCTCGACGAGGCCGACTACGGGCCCGACCGCGAACTCTCCGGCCTGACCGCGGACGGCCTGGTCGCCGCCGAGAAGCTGACCCTCCGCTACCGGCAGGCCCAGCAGCTGGCGCTCGCCATGAAGTCCGACCTCGCCTCCGCCACCCCGGTGGTCCTCGCGGCCGGACTCGCCTCCCCCTCGCACCTCGACTGGATCTCCCGTACGGCCTACGAGCACAACGGGCTGGGCCCGGTGGCATGGCCGGTCACCAAGCTGCTGGAGAAGGCCGGCCTGACCGACGCCTTCCGCGAGGCCAACGCCGGCCCGATCAAGGCCCCGGGCATCACGTGGTCCCCGGTCCACCCCGCCCAGGGCGGCGACGCCGAGCCGCAGGACCGCATCGACCAGGTCCAGTACAGCGGCGGCCTCGAAGTCGTCGAGGCCCACAGCCTCGTCACCGGCCGCCCGCTGCCGGTGCCCGGTACCGGCGCCAACGGCTGGCCGTCCGACCACGCCGCGGCCGTCGCCACCTTCGCCCTGCGCAACGCCCGCTGA